AATGCTAGTTCTCTTTGTAAGTCCTGCATTGCCCGAAGACGTTCTTGGGCAACATAGGACGACTTCTCGCCGGCAATATATAAAACCGTCTCTTTTATTGAATTATCCTGAAGCGTTTTTAGCGCGACATCATATTGTGCCTGATAATGGTTTATACTTACCGCCGATGTTTTTTGGTTATATAATGGAGAATCCACTAAGACACACATAAATTCTTGGCGTTCAATTAACTCTTTAAAAGCCGTATCTTCCCCTGTCAAATTATATATAATTAGACAATTGATACGTTGGGCAGCTAGATGCTCACGAATTTGATATACATTCATCTGTCTAAACTGAGAAGTAAAAAAAGTTACAACATCCATTTGATGTGTCTTTGCTCGATCAAAGGCTCCGGTCAGTTGCTTCATACCAATTTCATCTACAAACTGTCGATTATTTTGAATATCAATAATCAAACCGACCCGGTGAAATGAGCGCTTTGAAAGGGAGATTGCAACTGAATTTGGGATATAGTTTAGCTCTTCTACAGCTTTTCTTACCTTAGCTTTTGTCTCTTCACTCACCATAGCATAATTATTTAACACTTTTGAAACCGTTGATTTTGCCACCCCGGCTCTTTTTGCTACATCATTAATTGACGCCATAATAACCACCTTGCTTAACCTTGTTTTCTCTTTTTATTCATGAATGTGGATGTAATATTCTCTATGTCTTGGTCCATCAAATTCACAAAAATAAACGCTTTGCCATGTACCTAAAATTATCTCACCATGATGAATAAGAAGCGTCTCACTTGCTCCCACACAACTTGATTTTAGATGAGCGGATGAATTGCCTTCTCTATGGCGAAATTCTTTTCTATCCGGAAATGCTTTATCTAAGCCAAAAAGCATATCTGTTATAACATCTGGATCCGCATTTTCATTAATGGTAATTCCAGCTGTTGTATGGGGACAATAAATTGTACATAAACCTTCTAAAACATTAGAGTTGGACACAACTTCTTGAACTTGTTTTGTAATATCATAAAATTGTTCTCGCTCGGTTTTGATACTAAATTGTTTCGTCATATAATCATCCTTTCTCTTTTTATTTTAGTATAGCACGTAAATTTTTGACATGCATCTTTTAGCTATATTTTATTTCAATAAACCGCATATTGTCCTTGCTCAATTTGTTCTTGTCCGATTTTTTCTTCTTGTATTTGAGGTATTTCATTATACAGCATGAGATTTTTTTCAGAAATAACCGCTGTATCCACAAGTAAATCAATCACATGTTGATTTTTTGGTGTAAAGACTATCAAAATATACATCACTAAAAATATCTTTTGAAGATATCGCCCAAACAACTCCCGAACCATTACACTTGTCCAAGATAGATTTTCTTCATTAAAGCTTACCACGCGTAAGCCAAAAGCCATCTTGCCAAGAGTCTGACCTCGATTAAGCTTTGTCATCAAAACAAAATAAGTCAAATAGATTGCTAAGCTAATTCCTGCTTTTATAGCACCATCCTCAAGAAAAAATAGTAAAATACGTTGAAGGCTTCCTATGATAATAAGGTCCAAGCTGTACGCAAAAA
This sequence is a window from Vallitaleaceae bacterium 9-2. Protein-coding genes within it:
- a CDS encoding secondary thiamine-phosphate synthase enzyme YjbQ, coding for MTKQFSIKTEREQFYDITKQVQEVVSNSNVLEGLCTIYCPHTTAGITINENADPDVITDMLFGLDKAFPDRKEFRHREGNSSAHLKSSCVGASETLLIHHGEIILGTWQSVYFCEFDGPRHREYYIHIHE
- a CDS encoding RDD family protein encodes the protein MGQYHQYPKTIFAGFWMRFFAYSLDLIIIGSLQRILLFFLEDGAIKAGISLAIYLTYFVLMTKLNRGQTLGKMAFGLRVVSFNEENLSWTSVMVRELFGRYLQKIFLVMYILIVFTPKNQHVIDLLVDTAVISEKNLMLYNEIPQIQEEKIGQEQIEQGQYAVY
- a CDS encoding LacI family DNA-binding transcriptional regulator encodes the protein MASINDVAKRAGVAKSTVSKVLNNYAMVSEETKAKVRKAVEELNYIPNSVAISLSKRSFHRVGLIIDIQNNRQFVDEIGMKQLTGAFDRAKTHQMDVVTFFTSQFRQMNVYQIREHLAAQRINCLIIYNLTGEDTAFKELIERQEFMCVLVDSPLYNQKTSAVSINHYQAQYDVALKTLQDNSIKETVLYIAGEKSSYVAQERLRAMQDLQRELAFKLIVEYGDFDEYKARQIVLRYGDEVDIIVCASDLMAIGAVFALRELDVFHPVCGFDGITLMGYTQIAMNTVKQDFYQKSQRAFDEVQRLIDGQHGRCVQVPYTIGTISYMDVIMP